The following are from one region of the Hyphomicrobium album genome:
- a CDS encoding DUF2214 domain-containing protein, with product MDEVLAALQATPVAQYLRTARWGYAALNTAHVFGIAVLVGAILPLDLRLLGFWPQTSRADLTRILVPVAVAGLVLAAATGPLLFAMRAEEYAALGIFRLKLVFIALGIAGALTLHRAYGLALNGASERRVAVHAALSLVCWLGALVCGRFIAFVVE from the coding sequence GTGGACGAGGTGCTCGCAGCGCTGCAGGCCACGCCGGTCGCGCAATACCTCCGCACTGCGCGCTGGGGCTATGCCGCCCTCAACACGGCCCACGTGTTCGGCATTGCGGTCTTGGTGGGCGCCATCCTACCGCTCGATCTACGCCTCTTAGGGTTCTGGCCGCAAACCTCGCGCGCCGATCTCACGCGCATCCTCGTGCCAGTCGCAGTGGCGGGCTTGGTGCTGGCGGCCGCAACAGGTCCATTGCTGTTTGCGATGCGCGCCGAGGAATACGCGGCCCTGGGTATATTCCGATTGAAGCTGGTTTTCATTGCCCTCGGGATAGCGGGCGCGCTGACCCTGCATCGCGCCTACGGATTGGCCCTGAACGGAGCGAGCGAGCGGCGCGTCGCGGTGCATGCCGCGCTGTCGCTCGTGTGCTGGCTCGGCGCGCTGGTATGCGGCCGCTTCATCGCCTTCGTGGTGGAGTGA
- a CDS encoding iron chaperone has translation MPKSTILTVASYIADKPAPARRALNAIRAALRKAVPGAEEVISYGIPALRKDGRIVVFFAAWKEHCALYPVTGKLIAAFKDELAPYELSHKGTVRFPLDQAVPAGLIGRIAKYRAGELAQAKVTKRKKAAKKPARVKTKR, from the coding sequence GTGCCCAAGTCCACTATCCTGACCGTCGCGAGCTATATCGCCGACAAGCCGGCGCCAGCACGCCGGGCGCTCAACGCCATACGCGCGGCGCTGCGCAAGGCCGTGCCCGGAGCCGAGGAGGTCATCTCCTACGGCATTCCGGCGCTGAGGAAGGACGGCCGCATCGTTGTCTTTTTCGCGGCGTGGAAGGAGCATTGCGCACTCTATCCGGTGACCGGCAAGCTCATCGCCGCCTTCAAGGACGAGCTCGCGCCCTACGAATTGAGCCACAAGGGGACGGTGCGCTTTCCCCTCGATCAGGCGGTGCCGGCGGGGCTCATCGGCCGCATCGCCAAGTATCGCGCCGGAGAGCTTGCCCAGGCGAAGGTGACCAAGCGCAAGAAAGCTGCCAAGAAGCCGGCACGGGTGAAGACGAAGCGCTAG
- a CDS encoding DUF4159 domain-containing protein: protein MSFGALAFLNPWLLAALATLPLIYWLLRTVPPSPRQITFPPTRILVGLENQEKTPAASPWWLTLIRLLAAALLIFALAEPVLNPSRDAALKGTGPVAIVVDNGWASAARWNERTRMIDHVITEAEGQSRPIVVVPTASTGKNYAARIEAPSEARSTAAALIPQPFAPDRLAAVTALDNALAGAKGTSIVWLSDDIDHDGKSAEVADKLRALTEGGTFAVIQDGRSAEPLGVSAGIGQSGKLEARVLRPQGSSRAGFVHAISTRGQSLAEAPFKFGAGENLNTVAFELPLELRNQVGRVEIAGERSAGAVSLIDARSQWHRVALISGESREQAQPLLAPLYYIEKALNPYAELIKPKGSNLAAGIKEALAQNASVLMLADIGTLSGEAAKHVEEWVKKGGVLVRFAGPRLENGGDDLLPVPLRVGGRTLGGALSWSTPQKLAAIEDNSLFAGTPVPPEVTVSRQVLADPAMLGPEVNVWARLQDGTPLVTERKLGDGQIILFHVTANSDWSNLPLSGLFVEMLRRISALGGGVADGGGTGTSGESAADTPAVLPPLQTLDGFGILAPPPPTAQPVAAAKVHDLVPSLDHPPGYYGAGGSPRAVNVLGPKSTLKPLPSLPTGTERLSYESESAQPMKAWLLFAALALLFADIIAVILLQSGGLALRRRRPAHAALALMIFGAAALLSAPGVDAQPVDVPPTPGAVSTQATDERAIEATSKVTIGYVLTGDQTVDETSRLGLDGLGRLLAVRTAVEPGRPMGVNILTDEIAFYPVLYWPVLPDAKALPEETLAKIDAYMKQGGLIIFDTQDYGRGVAGGTPGLGESALQRIIGKLDVPRLEPVPENHVLTKAFYLLRNFPGRWDGGQLWVEALDNSSGADQSRRARVSDGVTSIIVTPNDLAAAWALDEGGRPLYPTVGGGEDQREMAFRTGINIVMHALTGNYKADQVHVPALLERLGQ from the coding sequence ATGAGCTTCGGTGCGCTGGCATTCCTTAATCCGTGGCTCCTGGCTGCGCTGGCCACGCTGCCGCTCATCTATTGGCTGTTGCGCACGGTGCCGCCGAGCCCGCGGCAGATCACCTTCCCGCCGACACGCATCCTCGTCGGCCTGGAGAACCAAGAGAAGACGCCGGCCGCTTCGCCGTGGTGGCTGACGCTGATCCGACTGCTCGCCGCCGCGTTGCTGATCTTCGCGCTGGCGGAGCCCGTGCTGAACCCCTCGCGCGACGCAGCGCTGAAGGGCACCGGCCCCGTCGCCATCGTCGTCGACAACGGCTGGGCGTCTGCCGCGCGCTGGAATGAGCGCACCCGCATGATCGATCACGTTATCACCGAGGCGGAAGGGCAGAGCCGGCCGATCGTCGTCGTGCCGACGGCGAGCACGGGGAAGAACTATGCTGCCCGCATCGAGGCGCCGTCCGAAGCGCGCTCGACCGCCGCCGCGCTCATCCCCCAGCCGTTCGCGCCGGATCGTCTTGCCGCTGTCACGGCTCTCGACAATGCGCTCGCGGGCGCCAAGGGCACGAGCATCGTGTGGCTCAGCGACGACATAGACCACGACGGCAAGTCCGCCGAGGTCGCCGACAAGCTCCGCGCCCTCACCGAGGGTGGCACGTTCGCGGTGATCCAGGACGGCCGCAGCGCCGAGCCGCTCGGCGTCTCCGCGGGCATCGGCCAGAGCGGCAAGCTTGAAGCGCGCGTGCTGCGCCCGCAGGGCAGCTCGCGTGCCGGGTTCGTGCATGCCATTTCCACCCGCGGGCAGAGCCTCGCCGAAGCCCCGTTCAAATTCGGCGCGGGCGAGAACCTCAATACGGTGGCGTTCGAGCTGCCGCTCGAGTTGCGCAACCAGGTCGGCCGCGTCGAGATTGCCGGCGAGCGCTCTGCCGGTGCCGTCAGCCTCATTGACGCGCGCTCGCAGTGGCATCGCGTGGCACTGATCTCGGGCGAGAGCCGCGAGCAGGCGCAGCCGCTGCTGGCGCCGCTCTACTACATTGAGAAGGCGCTCAATCCCTACGCCGAGCTGATCAAGCCGAAGGGCTCCAACCTCGCAGCCGGCATCAAGGAGGCTCTGGCGCAGAACGCCAGCGTCCTGATGCTCGCCGATATCGGCACGCTGTCGGGCGAAGCCGCCAAGCACGTCGAGGAATGGGTGAAGAAGGGCGGCGTCCTCGTGCGCTTCGCCGGTCCGCGCCTGGAGAACGGCGGCGACGACCTGCTTCCCGTGCCGCTGCGCGTCGGCGGCCGCACGCTGGGCGGCGCATTGTCGTGGTCGACGCCGCAGAAGCTGGCGGCGATCGAGGACAACAGCCTGTTTGCAGGCACGCCGGTCCCGCCCGAGGTGACGGTCAGCCGCCAGGTGCTCGCCGACCCGGCGATGCTCGGCCCGGAGGTCAACGTGTGGGCCCGCCTGCAGGACGGCACGCCGCTCGTCACCGAGCGCAAGCTCGGCGACGGCCAGATCATTCTTTTCCACGTCACCGCCAATTCCGACTGGTCGAACCTGCCGCTGTCCGGATTGTTCGTCGAAATGCTGCGCCGTATCTCGGCGCTCGGTGGCGGTGTCGCCGACGGCGGCGGTACCGGCACGTCGGGCGAGAGCGCCGCCGACACGCCGGCCGTGCTGCCACCTCTGCAGACGCTCGACGGCTTCGGCATCCTCGCGCCACCGCCGCCCACCGCGCAGCCGGTCGCTGCCGCCAAGGTGCACGATCTGGTGCCGAGCCTCGATCATCCCCCGGGCTACTATGGCGCGGGCGGCTCGCCGCGCGCCGTCAACGTGCTCGGACCGAAGAGCACGCTGAAGCCGCTTCCCTCACTGCCCACGGGCACGGAGCGCCTCAGCTACGAGAGCGAGAGCGCCCAACCCATGAAGGCATGGCTACTCTTCGCCGCCCTCGCACTTCTGTTCGCCGACATCATCGCCGTTATTCTGCTGCAGAGCGGCGGCCTGGCGCTCAGGCGCCGCCGTCCCGCGCACGCCGCGTTGGCGCTCATGATCTTCGGCGCCGCCGCGCTTCTCTCGGCACCCGGCGTCGACGCGCAGCCCGTCGATGTCCCGCCGACCCCAGGCGCCGTCAGCACGCAGGCGACCGACGAGCGCGCCATCGAGGCGACGAGCAAGGTCACCATCGGCTACGTCCTGACCGGCGACCAGACCGTCGACGAGACGAGCCGACTTGGACTCGACGGCCTCGGCCGTCTGCTCGCGGTGCGCACCGCGGTCGAGCCGGGCCGGCCGATGGGCGTCAACATCCTTACAGACGAGATCGCCTTCTATCCGGTGCTCTATTGGCCGGTGCTGCCCGACGCCAAGGCGCTGCCGGAGGAGACGCTCGCCAAGATCGACGCTTACATGAAGCAGGGCGGCCTCATCATTTTCGACACGCAGGATTACGGCCGCGGCGTTGCCGGCGGCACGCCTGGCCTCGGCGAATCCGCCTTGCAGCGGATCATCGGCAAGCTCGACGTGCCACGCCTCGAGCCGGTGCCCGAGAACCACGTGCTGACGAAAGCCTTCTACCTGTTGCGCAACTTCCCCGGCCGCTGGGACGGCGGCCAGCTGTGGGTGGAGGCGCTCGACAATTCGAGCGGCGCCGACCAGAGCCGTCGGGCGCGCGTCTCCGACGGCGTGACCTCGATCATCGTCACACCCAACGACCTCGCGGCGGCGTGGGCGCTGGATGAAGGCGGCCGGCCGCTCTATCCGACCGTGGGCGGCGGCGAGGATCAGCGCGAGATGGCGTTCCGCACCGGCATCAACATCGTCATGCACGCCCTGACCGGCAACTACAAAGCCGACCAGGTGCACGTGCCGGCGCTGCTCGAACGACTGGGGCAGTGA
- a CDS encoding DUF2277 domain-containing protein has protein sequence MCRNIKTLYNFSPPATDNEIRASAQQFVRKLSGMNSPSKANEAAFNRALEQVAAAAEELLGSLVTMAPPRDRETEAAKARARNEVRFGVR, from the coding sequence ATGTGCCGCAACATCAAGACGCTCTACAATTTCTCGCCGCCGGCGACCGACAACGAGATCCGCGCCTCGGCACAGCAGTTCGTGCGCAAGCTGTCGGGGATGAACAGCCCGTCGAAGGCCAATGAGGCTGCCTTCAACCGCGCCCTGGAACAGGTCGCCGCCGCCGCCGAGGAGCTGCTCGGCTCGCTCGTCACCATGGCGCCGCCGCGCGACCGCGAGACGGAGGCCGCCAAGGCGCGCGCCCGCAACGAGGTACGCTTCGGCGTCCGCTAG
- a CDS encoding ubiquitin carboxyl-terminal hydrolase 14 produces MADTCTHLDTIRHVTPNTDGCEECLKMGAEWVHLRLCLTCGHVGCCDSSRYKHATKHFHRTKHPMVQSIEPGESWKWCYVDEVLIE; encoded by the coding sequence ATGGCCGACACCTGCACGCACCTCGACACCATCCGCCACGTGACGCCGAACACCGACGGCTGCGAGGAATGCTTGAAGATGGGTGCGGAGTGGGTGCACCTGCGTCTCTGCCTGACCTGCGGGCACGTCGGCTGCTGCGATAGCTCGCGGTACAAGCATGCGACCAAGCACTTCCACCGAACCAAGCATCCGATGGTGCAATCGATCGAGCCCGGCGAGAGCTGGAAATGGTGCTACGTCGACGAAGTTTTGATCGAATAG
- a CDS encoding BPSL1445 family SYLF domain-containing lipoprotein: MSRSLLWAVMCAVSLIAAAPQDSRAASAYEIDVGVDETLERFYYSIRGARELAHKAVGVLVFPSVVKAGFGFGGEYGEGALRIRGRTVDYYNTLSASVGFQLGVQERSVIIMFMTPDALDQFRRTAGWKVGADASVAIITVGIGGSIDTNKITSPVVGFVLDPKGLMYNLTLEGSKISRIRR, translated from the coding sequence ATGTCGCGTAGTCTGTTGTGGGCCGTCATGTGCGCTGTGAGCCTTATCGCCGCAGCGCCGCAGGACAGTCGTGCGGCCTCCGCCTACGAGATCGACGTCGGCGTCGACGAGACGCTGGAGCGGTTTTACTACAGCATCCGCGGCGCCCGCGAGCTGGCGCACAAGGCGGTCGGCGTCCTCGTCTTTCCATCGGTGGTGAAGGCCGGCTTCGGCTTCGGCGGCGAGTACGGCGAGGGCGCCCTGCGCATCCGTGGCCGCACCGTCGACTACTACAATACGCTTTCCGCGTCGGTCGGCTTCCAGCTGGGCGTACAGGAGCGCTCGGTGATCATCATGTTCATGACCCCGGACGCGCTCGATCAGTTTCGCCGCACCGCCGGGTGGAAGGTCGGTGCCGACGCCTCCGTCGCCATCATCACCGTCGGCATCGGCGGCTCGATCGACACCAACAAGATCACCAGCCCGGTCGTCGGCTTCGTCCTCGATCCGAAGGGGCTGATGTATAACTTGACGCTTGAAGGCTCGAAGATCAGCCGCATCCGCCGCTAG
- a CDS encoding SPOR domain-containing protein yields MAASLEVHVGRAFRSLATAVLLVAAAPAAGLSAETSVAETILEKAIASYRDGNLEPALGGINAALRGGLSSGPMARALYYRGLVYRKQGSPGHAISDLTRALDYDGLSEQERSDAMEARAAAYQEAGVANQEVVVISPTTGGGGKAPSQPPPQTTAAIVSPPATKPATTNWGGATQVAANAPLPVPTASQPELAARSGTTQLDPPAKRVEKPAPAPAPAKPWVTEAKKPAIAAEKSAPVAKAPTPPKKPAVAAAKAEKPSAPPNPAAIEVTPLAPLPASEMKVTVAAAKAVEAPPPVDPFVTQVVAVMPPPPPAPTVAWVAPASTPATTPMVPAPVTAAPAAPPEIRLLVGAAHSRTEAFALAVRLTSQRGPQLGPRRPQIADTTPPGTSPPLYRLRLGPFADAGQAQSLCRSLNDSGYACAVE; encoded by the coding sequence TTGGCAGCATCCCTAGAGGTGCACGTGGGCCGCGCGTTTCGCAGCTTGGCGACGGCAGTGCTGCTGGTGGCGGCAGCACCGGCGGCTGGCCTTTCCGCCGAAACCTCCGTTGCCGAGACGATCCTCGAAAAGGCCATCGCATCCTACCGCGACGGCAATCTCGAGCCGGCGCTCGGCGGCATCAACGCGGCCCTGCGGGGCGGGCTCTCTTCGGGCCCGATGGCACGCGCGCTCTACTATCGTGGTCTCGTCTACCGCAAGCAGGGAAGCCCCGGGCATGCGATCTCCGATCTGACGCGCGCGCTCGACTACGATGGGCTGTCGGAGCAGGAACGCTCCGACGCGATGGAGGCCCGCGCCGCGGCCTATCAAGAAGCGGGTGTTGCCAATCAGGAGGTGGTGGTCATCTCGCCGACGACGGGCGGCGGGGGCAAGGCGCCGTCGCAGCCGCCACCGCAGACCACCGCGGCGATCGTATCGCCGCCAGCGACGAAGCCCGCCACAACGAACTGGGGCGGAGCGACGCAAGTCGCAGCCAATGCACCGCTGCCGGTGCCAACGGCCTCCCAGCCAGAGCTCGCCGCTCGGAGCGGAACAACGCAGCTTGATCCGCCGGCGAAGCGAGTGGAGAAGCCCGCGCCTGCGCCGGCACCCGCGAAGCCTTGGGTGACGGAAGCCAAGAAGCCAGCGATCGCAGCTGAGAAGTCTGCTCCGGTGGCGAAGGCGCCCACGCCGCCAAAGAAGCCGGCCGTAGCCGCAGCGAAGGCCGAAAAGCCATCGGCGCCGCCGAACCCGGCCGCCATCGAAGTCACGCCGCTGGCCCCGCTTCCCGCATCCGAGATGAAAGTGACGGTCGCCGCGGCAAAGGCCGTCGAGGCGCCCCCGCCGGTCGATCCGTTCGTCACCCAGGTCGTGGCCGTCATGCCCCCGCCGCCACCCGCACCGACGGTCGCATGGGTTGCACCGGCGTCCACTCCGGCAACCACCCCGATGGTGCCTGCCCCTGTGACCGCAGCGCCCGCCGCGCCCCCCGAGATCCGCTTGCTCGTCGGCGCGGCGCACTCGCGCACCGAGGCGTTCGCGCTCGCCGTCCGGCTCACCTCCCAGCGCGGTCCGCAGCTCGGTCCGCGCCGGCCGCAGATCGCCGACACGACGCCGCCGGGCACCTCGCCGCCACTCTACCGGCTGCGGCTCGGCCCGTTCGCCGATGCGGGGCAGGCGCAATCCCTGTGCCGCTCGCTGAACGACAGCGGCTACGCCTGCGCGGTCGAATAG
- a CDS encoding DUF6152 family protein, with protein sequence MMRLLAVSGLILFLGLVDGAAQAHHGWAWTTGKNIEMTGTIKKVRLGNPHGILEVQVGPELWTFEVGQPWRNEQAGLKDGDLAEGVEIRVSGEPAADASNKRLKVERLYLGDKAYDLYPERD encoded by the coding sequence ATGATGCGACTGCTCGCCGTCAGCGGATTGATATTGTTCTTAGGACTGGTGGACGGCGCTGCGCAGGCGCATCACGGCTGGGCGTGGACGACGGGCAAGAACATCGAGATGACCGGCACCATCAAGAAGGTGCGGCTCGGCAACCCGCACGGAATTCTGGAGGTCCAGGTCGGCCCGGAACTGTGGACGTTCGAGGTCGGTCAGCCGTGGCGCAACGAGCAAGCGGGTCTGAAAGACGGCGATCTGGCGGAGGGCGTCGAGATCCGGGTCAGCGGCGAGCCGGCGGCCGACGCCTCCAACAAGCGACTGAAGGTCGAGCGGCTGTACCTCGGCGACAAGGCCTACGACCTCTATCCGGAGCGGGACTAG
- a CDS encoding M16 family metallopeptidase has translation MQINRRDTLKAFFGGAAATSLPLALPFPARAFPVNQAGGHQTFTLDNGLRTHFIANNSGYVTAALVLRSKEITHNGLAHLCEHTSCAGAAGNMSAAQVTALFKDCVQDSNATTEAGALRWFASFLPQYLPQVTDLLSAISLDQKFDLETVAAQQRVVREELYLDKYNPSLAAEQKFDRELFGKSHPYAKETLEEEIARCKIAPEKCAAELGAFADRTRLPGNMDLFVVGSIEPNALQDLVQKSFGRFARAEGPRLDIPRVDVTRAYKPLVEPSFELQRPMSELRIAWNTGVCNTGADARTLLALGSYLGTALFDELREKDGDTYTPDVSYEPDACSGVFRVAISSSKDPQKVEKKVFEVVDKMKSAIDAKELARLRDRIALKRCKEAGDNQALLDRLVDRTLEGCGVGDLAVDTVTPEEMMAAARKYMPSHREGYVRLALKGQ, from the coding sequence ATGCAAATCAACCGGCGCGATACTCTCAAGGCATTCTTCGGCGGCGCTGCCGCAACGTCGCTTCCCTTGGCGTTACCCTTCCCGGCCCGGGCATTTCCGGTCAACCAGGCGGGCGGCCACCAGACATTCACGCTGGACAATGGGCTGCGCACGCACTTCATCGCCAACAACTCCGGCTACGTGACCGCGGCGCTGGTCTTGCGTAGCAAGGAGATCACCCACAACGGCCTGGCGCATTTGTGCGAGCATACCTCGTGCGCGGGCGCGGCGGGCAACATGTCGGCGGCGCAGGTCACCGCGCTGTTCAAGGATTGCGTGCAGGACAGCAACGCCACGACGGAGGCTGGCGCGCTGCGCTGGTTCGCCTCGTTCCTTCCTCAGTATTTGCCCCAGGTGACCGACCTTCTGTCCGCCATTTCGCTCGATCAGAAATTCGACCTCGAGACGGTTGCCGCCCAGCAGCGCGTCGTGCGCGAGGAGCTCTATCTCGACAAGTACAATCCCTCGCTCGCCGCCGAGCAGAAGTTCGACCGCGAGCTCTTCGGCAAGTCGCATCCCTACGCCAAGGAGACGCTCGAGGAGGAGATCGCCCGCTGCAAGATCGCGCCGGAGAAGTGCGCCGCCGAGCTGGGCGCCTTCGCCGACCGCACGCGCCTGCCGGGCAACATGGACCTCTTCGTCGTCGGCAGCATCGAGCCCAATGCGCTGCAAGATCTGGTACAGAAGAGCTTCGGCAGGTTTGCGCGCGCCGAGGGTCCGCGCCTCGACATTCCGCGCGTGGACGTCACTCGTGCCTACAAGCCGCTGGTCGAACCGTCGTTCGAGTTGCAGCGCCCGATGAGCGAGCTGCGCATCGCCTGGAACACCGGCGTTTGCAACACCGGCGCCGACGCCCGCACCCTGCTGGCGCTCGGGTCCTATCTCGGCACGGCGCTGTTCGATGAGCTGCGCGAGAAGGACGGCGACACCTATACGCCGGACGTCTCCTACGAGCCCGACGCCTGCAGCGGCGTGTTCCGCGTCGCCATATCGAGCAGCAAGGACCCGCAGAAGGTCGAGAAGAAGGTGTTCGAGGTCGTCGACAAGATGAAGTCGGCGATCGACGCCAAAGAGCTCGCCCGCCTGCGCGACCGCATCGCGCTCAAGCGCTGCAAGGAAGCGGGCGACAACCAGGCGCTGCTCGACCGCCTCGTCGACCGCACGCTCGAAGGCTGCGGCGTCGGCGACCTCGCCGTCGACACGGTAACGCCGGAAGAGATGATGGCGGCGGCGCGCAAGTACATGCCTTCGCACCGGGAAGGTTACGTCCGCCTGGCGCTCAAGGGCCAGTGA
- a CDS encoding phosphodiester glycosidase family protein — MMGALATHLRRYLRPAVCAGAVAFSLALACAIPAQAGCRATTIEHASYVICEFKAGDGIELFLRDAQGATLGQFDRVREALQTRGRQLVFAMNAGMYHEDRSPVGLYVENGQQVKKLSTADGPGNFSMKPNGVFYIDGKSAGVVETKAFLKRKLKPQFATQSGPMLVIDGKLHPRFLKDSTSRNRRNGVGVKGSKVIFALADTPVTFDEFARVFRDVLKTPNALYLDGSISRLYAPDINRNDIGFAMGPIVAVSAPLPAQKQSAKP; from the coding sequence ATGATGGGCGCTTTAGCCACGCATCTCCGACGTTATTTGCGGCCCGCCGTGTGCGCTGGCGCCGTGGCGTTTTCCCTTGCGCTTGCGTGCGCGATCCCGGCGCAAGCAGGCTGCCGCGCAACGACGATCGAGCACGCCAGCTATGTGATCTGCGAGTTCAAGGCGGGCGACGGCATCGAGTTATTCCTGCGCGACGCGCAAGGCGCGACACTCGGCCAGTTCGACCGCGTGCGCGAGGCGCTGCAGACGCGCGGCCGACAGCTCGTCTTCGCCATGAACGCCGGCATGTACCACGAGGACCGCTCACCGGTCGGGCTGTACGTCGAGAACGGCCAACAGGTGAAAAAGCTATCCACTGCCGACGGTCCCGGCAATTTCAGCATGAAGCCCAACGGCGTCTTCTACATCGACGGCAAGTCAGCGGGCGTCGTGGAGACAAAGGCTTTCCTCAAGCGCAAGCTGAAGCCGCAGTTCGCCACACAGTCCGGGCCGATGCTGGTGATCGACGGCAAGCTGCACCCGCGCTTCCTCAAGGACAGCACCTCGCGCAACCGCCGCAACGGCGTTGGCGTGAAGGGATCGAAGGTGATCTTCGCACTGGCCGACACGCCCGTCACCTTCGACGAGTTCGCGCGCGTGTTCCGCGACGTCCTGAAGACGCCGAACGCGCTCTACCTCGACGGCTCCATTTCGCGCCTCTACGCGCCCGACATCAACCGCAACGACATCGGCTTCGCGATGGGCCCGATCGTAGCCGTCTCCGCTCCCCTCCCCGCCCAGAAGCAGAGTGCCAAGCCATGA